From a single Vitis vinifera cultivar Pinot Noir 40024 chromosome 18, ASM3070453v1 genomic region:
- the LOC100853433 gene encoding uncharacterized protein LOC100853433, with protein MNLPILGATMKRKSCSPCDSLVSLFDDDELEVSKILFEIPRIIFQSENRNRLLVAWGVRKRRSAIDPDLYPPSVPSSSSPHLPSSCVGPTCDDDDPPAKVEPSSPATPLSFSPSESDGKSKRSKKSVSSKKKKEILLKMIEDLTHQKEFLKTVTHQKKETLGPELVAPLDLNLSIALNADTTQLKRAAAAQARKKRLQIYKVKKSKGCSSPSILSFG; from the exons ATGAATTTGCCAATTCTTGGAGCCACAATGAAGAGAAAGAGTTGCAGTCCTTGCGACTCTCTCGTGAGCTTGTTTGACGATGATGAATTGGAGGTTTCTAAAATCCTGTTCGAAATTCCTCGGATAATCTTCCAATCTGAGAATCGCAATCGTCTTTTAGTCGCTTGGGGCGTTAGGAAGAGAAGATCTGCCATTGATCCTGACTTATATCCGCCTTCTGTTCCTTCATCGTCGTCGCCTCATCTTCCCAGTTCTTGTGTGGGTCCGACTTGTGACGATGATGATCCTCCAGCGAAGGTTGAACCTTCCAGCCCTGCCACGCCTCTCTCCTTCTCCCCCAGCGAATCTGATGGCAAGTCTAAGCGCTCTAAGAAGAGTGTTTCATCTAAAAAG AAGAAGGAAATTTTGTTGAAGATGATTGAGGATTTGACTCATCAGAAAGAGTTCCTAAAGACGGTGACTCATCAGAAGAAGGAGACTCTTGGACCGGAACTAGTTGCGCCGTTGGATCTCAACCTCAGTATTGCTCTGAACGCTGATACCACACAACTAAAGAGGGCTGCAGCTGCTCAGGCCAGGAAGAAGAGGCTTCAGATTTACAAAGTGAAGAAATCCAAAGGCTGTTCAAGTCCCTCTATCCTCTCTTTTGGTTAG
- the LOC100259087 gene encoding tubulin beta-1 chain, giving the protein MREILHVQGGQCGNQIGSKFWEVICDEHGVDPTGRYNGDGSSDLQLERINVYYNEASGGRYVPRAVLMDLEPGTMDSIRSGPYGQIFRPDNFVFGQSGAGNNWAKGHYTEGAELIDAVLDVVRKEAENCDCMQGFQVCHSLGGGTGSGMGTLLISKMREEYPDRMMLTFSVFPSPKVSDTVVEPYNATLSVHQLVENADECMVLDNEALYDICFRTLKLSTPSFGDLNHLISATMSGVTCCLRFPGQLNSDLRKLAVNLIPFPRLHFFMVGFAPLTSRGSQQYISLTVPELTQQMWDAKNMMCAADPRHGRYLTASAMFRGKMSTKEVDEQMINVQNKNSSYFVEWIPNNVKSSVCDIPPRGLKMASTFVGNSTSIQEMFRRVSEQFTAMFRRKAFLHWYTGEGMDEMEFTEAESNMNDLVSEYQQYQDATADDEGEYEEGPEENYEA; this is encoded by the exons ATGAGGGAGATCTTGCACGTTCAGGGAGGCCAATGCGGTAACCAAATTGGATCCAAGTTCTGGGAGGTCATCTGCGACGAGCACGGTGTGGATCCCACTGGGAGGTACAACGGAGATGGTTCATCTGATCTTCAGTTGGAGAGGATCAATGTCTACTACAATGAGGCTTCTGGTGGAAGGTACGTTCCCAGGGCTGTTCTCATGGATCTTGAGCCTGGGACTATGGACAGTATCAGATCGGGACCGTATGGGCAGATCTTTCGCCCTGATAATTTCGTTTTTGGTCAGTCCGGTGCCGGCAACAATTGGGCCAAGGGTCATTATACTGAGGGGGCGGAGTTGATTGATGCGGTTCTCGATGTTGTTCGCAAGGAGGCTGAGAATTGTGATTGCATGCAAG GTTTTCAAGTGTGCCATTCACTTGGAGGAGGCACTGGTTCTGGCATGGGGACCCTCCTGATATCAAAGATGAGAGAGGAATACCCAGATAGAATGATGCTCACTTTCTCCGTCTTCCCATCTCCAAAGGTCTCTGACACAGTTGTGGAGCCATATAATGCCACCCTCTCAGTGCACCAGTTGGTAGAGAATGCTGACGAATGCATGGTTCTGGACAATGAGGCTCTTTATGATATTTGTTTCAGGACTCTCAAGCTCAGCACTCCTAGCT TTGGTGACCTGAACCACTTGATCTCTGCGACTATGAGTGGGGTGACTTGCTGCCTGAGGTTCCCTGGCCAGCTGAACTCAGACCTCCGCAAGCTGGCTGTGAATCTGATCCCGTTCCCTCGCCTTCATTTCTTTATGGTGGGTTTTGCACCACTCACCTCTCGTGGATCCCAGCAGTACATCTCCCTCACAGTGCCAGAGCTAACTCAGCAAATGTGGGATGCCAAGAACATGATGTGTGCGGCTGACCCTCGGCATGGCCGCTACCTGACTGCCTCGGCCATGTTCAGGGGAAAGATGAGCACCAAGGAGGTGGACGAACAGATGATCAATGTGCAAAACAAAAACTCGTCATATTTTGTGGAGTGGATTCCTAATAACGTGAAATCCAGTGTGTGCGATATTCCACCAAGAGGTCTGAAGATGGCATCTACATTTGTGGGGAACTCCACTTCAATCCAGGAGATGTTCAGGAGGGTGAGCGAGCAGTTCACAGCCATGTTCAGGCGCAAGGCTTTCTTGCACTGGTATACTGGGGAAGGAATGGATGAGATGGAATTCACGGAAGCAGAGAGCAACATGAATGATTTGGTGTCAGAATACCAGCAATACCAGGATGCAACTGCTGATGACGAGGGTGAGTATGAGGAGGGCCCAGAAGAGAATTATGAGGCCTAA